The following DNA comes from Buttiauxella agrestis.
GTTTCGATACGCTGAAACTTGAGGTCAATGAAACCAATATTGCCGCGATGCGACTATATCAGCAGTTTGGATTTGTCTCGGAACAGGTGACATCTCAATCGACAATGATGATATTGAATTTGTAGAGAACAGAAAATGATTGAATCTCGTGATTACAATAAAGAAATTAATGATGCGGCAGATCATCAATATGCCTATAACTTTGACTTCGGCATCATGCATCCTTTTATGATCCGCTCATTTCAGCCTTTCTTTAATAAAGGAAGCCTGCTTGAGTTAGGCAGTTTTAAAGGCGATTTCACGCGCCGTTTTCTTGAGCATTTTGATGATATTACTTGCGTTGAAGCCTCGGATTTAGCAATTAAACAGGCGCATTCGAAGCTTGGCGAGAATGTTAAATATATCCACTCAATGTTTGAGCAGGCTGAATTACCCAAGCGTTACGATAATATTGTTCTTACGCATGTTCTTGAGCATATTGACGATCCCGTAAAAGTGCTTCGCCGTATCAATGATGAGTGGCTTGCTGAAGGAGGCCGATTCTTCCTTGTTTGTCCAAATGCCAATGCGCCTTCTCGTCAGATTGCTGTCAAAATGGGCTTGATTTCACATAATTCAGCGGTGACGCAAGCGGAAGCAGAACATGGGCATCGTTGTACATACAGCCTCGATACTCTGGAACGTGATGCGACCGCTGCGGGTCTGAAAGTTGTCCATCGTTCTGGTATTTTTTTTAAAGCTTTGGCTAATT
Coding sequences within:
- a CDS encoding class I SAM-dependent methyltransferase → MIESRDYNKEINDAADHQYAYNFDFGIMHPFMIRSFQPFFNKGSLLELGSFKGDFTRRFLEHFDDITCVEASDLAIKQAHSKLGENVKYIHSMFEQAELPKRYDNIVLTHVLEHIDDPVKVLRRINDEWLAEGGRFFLVCPNANAPSRQIAVKMGLISHNSAVTQAEAEHGHRCTYSLDTLERDATAAGLKVVHRSGIFFKALANFQWDRLLQTDIISSEYLEGCYQLGQQYPDLCSSIFLMCEKGK